Part of the Pedobacter roseus genome is shown below.
TGGCAAATCAATCAAAAAAGGAATCAACTACCTGTATCCATTTATAGCCGATAAAAGCAAATGGACTTTAAAACCCGATGTGATGTACTGGGATAACTGGCCGGTTGCACAACCTTTTTTATTGTTTGGTGCGGTAGAATATCAGCAGGCAAACTGGTACCAAACCTGGGCAAAATTAGACCACAACCCACAAGTAGAAGAAGTTATTAGAAATTTACCTATCCGTAACCCATTAATCTGGTTATAACATGAATATAAAATTAACCATAACAGCATTAAGTATGCTGTCATTCAGTATTGTAAAGGCACAGCAAGTAAATGTAGCTAGGGCTTTTGCATCAGCAGCCAAACAAACCGGTGTATTGATCAAAAATGTAGATTCAGCGAGAAAAATTAAGCCAAACCTGGTTTCCCCGCGTACGGTAGAAAACGGTCAGTTTAAAATGGTGGTCTCCAAAGATTGGACCAGTGGATTCTTCCCGGCAGAACTCTGGTATTTCTATCAGTACACCAAAGATAAAAAATGGCTCGAATTGGCTAAAAAATATACCGAAGACATCAAAAAGGAACAATTTAATAAAGGAACGCACGATCTGGGCTTCATGATCTATTGCCCGTTCGGCAATGGATACCGTTTAACCAACGATCCGGCTTATAAAGCGGTAATTATTCAGGCTGCAAAGTCCTTGTCGACCAGGTTTAATGCTACGGCTGGCGTAATCAAATCGTGGGACCATAACGGTGATAAATGGAAATACCCCGTAATCATCGATAACATGATGAACCTTGAACTGTTGTTCGAAGCCACCAAATTAACAGGTGATTCATCGTTTTATAAAATTGCTTTGAAACACGCCAATACCACAATGAAAAACCATTTCAGACCTGATTTTAGCTCTTACCATGTAATCGATTATGATACCTTAACCGGTAATGTGCGTCAGAAATTAACAGCACAGGGTTATGCGAACGAATCGGCATGGGCACGTGGACAGGCATGGGCATTATATGGTTATACGATGTGTTACCGCGAAACCAAAAATAAAGCATATTTAGTTCAGGCTGATGGTGTTGCGGGCTTTATATTAAATAGTAAAATTACCCCGGCCGACGGTATTCCATATTGGGATTATAACGATCCAAAAATTCCGGATGTTTCTCGTGATGCCTCTGCCGCTTCCATTACTGCCTCTGCACTTTACGAATTGGCAAAATATAGCCCTGCAAATAGTAAAAAATATAAAGCAGCTGCTGATAAGATTTTATATTCTTTAAGTACAAAATATACGAGCAAACCTGGCGAAAATCATGGTTTCATTTTAGAGCATAGCACTGGTCACCGCCCGGCCAAATCGGAAATAGATGTGCCGATCAATTATGCAGATTATTATTACCTGGAAGCTTTGCTGAGAAGTAAAAAATAAAAATTTCAGATCAGGAATGCTGTATTTCCTTAAATCATAAATGGTTAAGCAGGGTTGGCTGAGAACAGATCAGATTTGAGCTGTTAAATTTGAAATTTTATGGCGTAAATGATCGATTTATTCGGAAATTGGGCCGCTGTTAATAGCAAATACGCCACTTAGGTGACGAAATTAAATAAATATATTGTAATGAAACAAAATCTGAGCATCCTATTGGTTTTGGCAACTGCATTTACTGCAGCCGCACAGAACAAAAAAGTGGCTAAACCCGTACAAGCCTATACCGTTGCCAATAAAAAAGTAACCGTATATACCACCGCCGAAAAATCAGAATACCGCATCAGTAAAACCGAAACCTTAAGTTTTGTTGAGAATAAACAACCCTTTGAAACAGAGCCTTGTATTTTCGTAGATCCTACAGTTAAATATCAAACTTTAGTGGGCATTGGCGGTGCTTTAACGGATGCTTCTGCAGAAACCTTTGCAAAACTTTCTAAAAAGAACCAGCAGGAACTTTTAACCGCATACTACAGTCCTGATAAAGGTATAGGTTATACTTTGGCCCGTACCAATATTGCCAGTTGCGATTTCTCGAGTGGAAGTTATAATTATGTTCAGGATAACGATAAAGACCTTAAAACCTTTAGCGTGGCGCACGATCAGGAATTTAAAATTCCTCTGATTAAACAGGCCATTGCTGCTTCGGGCGGTAAACTGCCATTATTTGTAAGCCCATGGTCGCCACCAGCCTGGATGAAAGATAACAACAGCTTGGTACAGGGCGGACATTTATTACCTGCCTTCCGTCAGAGCTGGGCCAATCACTATGTTAAATTTATCAAAACCTATGAGGCCATGGGCATTCCGATCTGGGGTTTAACTGTGCAGAACGAACCTATGGCAAAGCAAAAATGGGAATCATGCGTTTTTACTGCTGAAGAAGAACGCGATTTTATTAAAAATTTCTTAGGTCCAACTTTACAAAAATCAGGTCTTGCCTCAAAAAAACTGATTGCCTGGGATCATAACCGCGATCAGATTTTCCAGAGGGCAAGCACCATCTTAAATGATAAAGATGCTGCTAAATATGTTTGGGGCATTGGTTTCCACTGGTACGAAACATGGACCGGTAGCGGTATGCAGTTTGGTAACGTAAAACAAACACACGAAGCTTATCCTGATAAAGCCCTGATTTTTACCGAAGGCTGTAAAGAAAAATACGATGTAAATAAATTGGACGACTGGACTTTGGGCGAGCGTTATGGTGATTCAATGATCAATGATTTTAACGCCGGAACAGCAGCCTGGACCGATTGGAACATTCTTTTAGATGAAAAAGGCGGACCAAACCACGTAGGTAATTTCTGTTTTGCCCCGGTACATGCCGATACCAAAAACGATAAGCTGATTTACACCAATGCTTATTACTACATGGGCCATTTCTCAAAATTCATCCGTCCGGGTGCCAAAAGGATCGGTGCAGCATCTAGTCGCGATAAACTGCAATCAACCGCTTTCCTCAATACTGATGGTAAGTTGGTGGTAGTCGTAATGAATCAATCTGATGACAAATTAAAATATAGTTTATGGATTAAGGGTGAAGCTGCAACAACAACCAGTTTGCCACACTCTATAACCACATTAGTAGTAGAATAACCTTAAAAAGAACTAAACAAAATGATGAAAAAAATAGAGAGCCTGTTTTCGCTAAAAGATAAAGTTGTAGTAGTAACCGGTGCTACAGGTGTTTTAGGTGAGGCTTTTGTAAATGGATTATGTGCCGCTGGTGCTGTAATTGTTGTTATAGGAAGAAATGAAGAGGCTGCAAAGCAAAGGGTTGCTGATGTAACAAACGCAGGAGGAAAAGCCATTTATATTATTGCTGATGTATTGGATGAGCAGAACCTGCTTACTGCAAATGAAACCATTATCAAAGAATTTGGCCGTATAGATGCCCTGGTTAATGCAGCAGGTGGAAATGTGGCAGAAGCCGTTATCCAGCCCGGAAGTGATATTTTTGACCTTAACATTCCGGCCCTTAAACAGGCATTTGACCTTAATTTATTTGGAACTATTTTGCCTACGCAGATTTTTGGTAAAGAAATCGCAAAAAATGGGGGAAGTATCGTGAATATTTCATCAGTTTCTGCTAACCAGGCCATTACACGCGTATTGGGCTATTCATTGGCCAAAACATCTATAGATTGTTATACCAAATGGATGTCGGTAGAGCTCGCAAACCGCTATCAGGATAAAATCAGGATCAACTCGATTGTTCCGGGCTTTTTTATCACCAACCAAAACAGGGCTTTGCTCACCAATGCAGACGGTAGCTTAACTGCAAGAGGGCAGGCCATTATTTATAAAACACCATTTAAACGTTTCGGCGCCCCTGAAGAGCTGATTGGTGCATTGGTATACTTGTTAAGCGATGCCTCTAAATTTGTAAATGGCGAAAATATTAAAGTAGATGGCGGATTTACAGCATTCTCCGGAGTTTAAAAGTCACATTATCAGTGTAATCTTATAAATCTGTGTAATCATATTATATCATGAAAAAATTAGAACAAACCTGGCGTTGGTATGGACCTAACGATCCGGTTACCTTGCAAGATGTTAAACAGGCCGGTGCTACAGGAATTGTAACCGCATTGCACCATATTCCACATGGCGAAGTTTGGCCACTGGAAGATATTAAAGAAAGAAAAGCCATTATTGAAGCTGCCGGCTTAACCTGGTCGGTGGTAGAAAGTGTTCCTGTGCACGAAGCGATTAAAACGCGTAGGGCAGATGCAGGTCAATATATCCAGAATTATAAAACCTCTTTGCGCAATTTGTCTGCCTGCGGAATTAAGATTGTATGCTACAATTTTATGCCCGTACTCGACTGGACACGTACACAGCTGGATCTCGAAATGACCGATGGATCGAAAGCCCTTTATTTTAACTGGATCGACCTGGCCATTTTTGATCTTTACATCCTGAAAAGGGACAATGCCGAAGCCGATTATTCAGATTCCATCTTAAAAAGAGCGAAAGATAAACATGCTACTTTATCAGAGCAGGATCTGGTTGATCTGCGTATCAATGTGCTGATGGGAATTCCTAATGAAAAGGAGATTGAGCTCGAAACCTTACGCAATAGCATTAACGAATACAAGGCTATCGGCACACAGGGCTTAAAAGAAAACTTAAAGTATTTCCTGTCTTCCATTGCTGAGGTTTGTACAGAAGAAGGCATTAAAATGACCATTCATCCGGATGATCCGCCTTATGCTATTTTGGGTTTACCCCGGATTGCAAGTACCCTGGAGGATTTCAATTACATTATCAAAGAGGTGGATCAACCTTTTAACGGCGTTTGCTTCTGCACAGGCTCACTAGGCGCCGGAATGGATAATAATGCGTTAGAAATCTTTAATGCGGTTAAGGCGCGTGTATATTTTGCGCACTTACGTAATGTGAAAAAAGATGAAGATGGCAGTTTTTACGAAGCCGACCATTTGGGTGGAGATGTAAACATGTACGAGATCATGAAAGCGCTAACTGCAGAAAATGCATTACGTGATAAATCGATTCCTTTCCGTCCAGACCATGGTCACCAGATGTTGGATGATTTGGCAAAAGTAACCAATCCGGGTTATTCTGCTATTGGCAGGTTACGCGGTTTAGCCGAATTGAGAGGTCTGGAAATCGGGGTAACAGGGAATTATTAAATACAGTTCTTTAGACGAAAAGATTCGCGTTCCGTTCTCACTCGTTTTATCATCCTGAGCATAGTCGAAGGATACCACAGATGCGCACAGATAAACAATGATGGTTTATTTGTGCGCATTTTTTTTACCACGAATTCATAGAAACACGCAAAATTTCATCGTGATTTCTCACTCGTTTTATCATCCAGAGCGTAATAGAAATGACAGGTTATGGTAAATCGTCATTTCGACCGCAGTGGAGAAATCTTTGAACTAGGTTAAAGATCTCTCCATTGCGCGTTGCTTCGGTCGAGATGACAACCTTACTATTAAATCTGTCAATGGTACCGTATTCGAAGGATTTTTTCTCTAGTTACATGCTAAAAAGCCTTTTCACTTTAAACCGCTAAAACCATAATTTTAGTCTACCTTTGAGTTGTGGCTTAAAATTTGAGTCTTTTAAAATTATGGAAAACAGCAATTATCCCAAAAAGAAGATTTTAACGCCTTCTGTTGTGCACGATGATTTACCAGAGGTTAAAAAGCCAGAGCATTTACGTAAAGCACCATTGAACCATGATGATGCACTGCCCGAAAATCCTGAAAGAAATTACCACCACGAAGAACTAAAGAGCATTACGTCAAGTCATGATGAAATCAGTCATGCCGACGACGACATTTGGAACGGCGAAGACGCTTAAATTAGTTTTTAAAGTTTTTTTTGATCCTCAATCGATGCTTAAATGCAACGAATATAGATCGAACTGCTGTTTTTTGAGGTGTTTTTCATAGTAAAACGAATTTTAATTGCTTCGTTCTTAAATACTTATTTGAAATGCGAAAAACAGCCTCTAAATAGTTTAAAATAT
Proteins encoded:
- the uxuA gene encoding mannonate dehydratase, which produces MKKLEQTWRWYGPNDPVTLQDVKQAGATGIVTALHHIPHGEVWPLEDIKERKAIIEAAGLTWSVVESVPVHEAIKTRRADAGQYIQNYKTSLRNLSACGIKIVCYNFMPVLDWTRTQLDLEMTDGSKALYFNWIDLAIFDLYILKRDNAEADYSDSILKRAKDKHATLSEQDLVDLRINVLMGIPNEKEIELETLRNSINEYKAIGTQGLKENLKYFLSSIAEVCTEEGIKMTIHPDDPPYAILGLPRIASTLEDFNYIIKEVDQPFNGVCFCTGSLGAGMDNNALEIFNAVKARVYFAHLRNVKKDEDGSFYEADHLGGDVNMYEIMKALTAENALRDKSIPFRPDHGHQMLDDLAKVTNPGYSAIGRLRGLAELRGLEIGVTGNY
- a CDS encoding glycoside hydrolase family 88 protein; this translates as MNIKLTITALSMLSFSIVKAQQVNVARAFASAAKQTGVLIKNVDSARKIKPNLVSPRTVENGQFKMVVSKDWTSGFFPAELWYFYQYTKDKKWLELAKKYTEDIKKEQFNKGTHDLGFMIYCPFGNGYRLTNDPAYKAVIIQAAKSLSTRFNATAGVIKSWDHNGDKWKYPVIIDNMMNLELLFEATKLTGDSSFYKIALKHANTTMKNHFRPDFSSYHVIDYDTLTGNVRQKLTAQGYANESAWARGQAWALYGYTMCYRETKNKAYLVQADGVAGFILNSKITPADGIPYWDYNDPKIPDVSRDASAASITASALYELAKYSPANSKKYKAAADKILYSLSTKYTSKPGENHGFILEHSTGHRPAKSEIDVPINYADYYYLEALLRSKK
- a CDS encoding SDR family oxidoreductase yields the protein MMKKIESLFSLKDKVVVVTGATGVLGEAFVNGLCAAGAVIVVIGRNEEAAKQRVADVTNAGGKAIYIIADVLDEQNLLTANETIIKEFGRIDALVNAAGGNVAEAVIQPGSDIFDLNIPALKQAFDLNLFGTILPTQIFGKEIAKNGGSIVNISSVSANQAITRVLGYSLAKTSIDCYTKWMSVELANRYQDKIRINSIVPGFFITNQNRALLTNADGSLTARGQAIIYKTPFKRFGAPEELIGALVYLLSDASKFVNGENIKVDGGFTAFSGV
- a CDS encoding glycoside hydrolase family 30 protein, which produces MKQNLSILLVLATAFTAAAQNKKVAKPVQAYTVANKKVTVYTTAEKSEYRISKTETLSFVENKQPFETEPCIFVDPTVKYQTLVGIGGALTDASAETFAKLSKKNQQELLTAYYSPDKGIGYTLARTNIASCDFSSGSYNYVQDNDKDLKTFSVAHDQEFKIPLIKQAIAASGGKLPLFVSPWSPPAWMKDNNSLVQGGHLLPAFRQSWANHYVKFIKTYEAMGIPIWGLTVQNEPMAKQKWESCVFTAEEERDFIKNFLGPTLQKSGLASKKLIAWDHNRDQIFQRASTILNDKDAAKYVWGIGFHWYETWTGSGMQFGNVKQTHEAYPDKALIFTEGCKEKYDVNKLDDWTLGERYGDSMINDFNAGTAAWTDWNILLDEKGGPNHVGNFCFAPVHADTKNDKLIYTNAYYYMGHFSKFIRPGAKRIGAASSRDKLQSTAFLNTDGKLVVVVMNQSDDKLKYSLWIKGEAATTTSLPHSITTLVVE